The Ischnura elegans chromosome 1, ioIscEleg1.1, whole genome shotgun sequence genome contains a region encoding:
- the LOC124169661 gene encoding prominin-like protein isoform X6, whose translation MRKYLLNADFVDYSEVDHSKCLIPCNVVSQWCFRGILKYTGDQIVESAGLVVVDGPGRIRLGDAATEWKTLVTHWVGVAAVSGVALALAILAPCVGLIFCFCRCAGKCGGSGSRHPYEKRRDPCRRLTFGVFLSLIATVILFGVVCAFVTNEYMEEGTQELTTSLRTGLSDTKLYLSNTKEEVNNLLITNFVELEIVLNKILEASGKIVKDKLAEVSKAIALQNLTSIVSGLGKIKEDLHDIKTVTKYLQGNSSQLNQGLQDVRMRLIEKLEKCTSSSCLEVLKQYDIEGLSVEADFKKLLDRYFPKLPNVTDSLKNVSDLIDNEIEEEVLKGKEAFDSIQLKIQSAVNESIPLIGSAIRKAGQEIREGAVNITKVIDTVNAYVSEYTVRPLQQGDGFIKEYSQYRYYLDMGMSVLLLVILLCIVLGLFYGFCGKRPDSVYGGDDCCNKGVGARFLMAGVYVIFIFSTILTVVMVVHFLIGVVFEKAVCEPLHQPTKSRIMALVDEAVPLGQIYPPPHANVDVNVSTVIRACHQNQSIYSVLALESVMNVSEVVDYKFRFGLMEKIEELQSQIRLDSKVIILTPEARRQLDNLAASPLSDIDFPTYSEILEEKITSIDLMKLSEILVRTADELPDSQQTIGHALRNEAIFLESTQQTLVGNMLNMVRQLRENATALRDDLRFNRTSLREAVRELMQEVEEAQQILASRGPEEVAQLAQTFVSEFTRHIDEYLAHVVTQTKTQVGKCWPMSQVYNATVVSVCDKILNPFNGFWASIGWCIILFIPTIVLSVLLSGLYRKSDPYQGPLVETEYLYDAYADRDNIPLANVPEKKNHHRSYHETYENQTGYVPDYSGRYGRAGQGEGEQGHEIPLTSSCGGDSRYRDVAPKHWEYPNGSGPPRYHSPPTEYERPPPYYYPGPGVAMETLRCAFSNRRQPAHRRHEVMRHGMSTRGSMENGGRASGVQGNHGLGPSNPMVFTYHKLDSLETKLYRGVGVAGGVGSMGAMAVVPVSSWRRQRGRVKKP comes from the exons GTTTGGTGGTGGTTGATGGACCTGGTAGAATCCGCTTAGGCGATGCTGCCACTGAGTGGAAGACACTTGTCACCCATTGGGTGGGTGTGGCTGCCGTATCTGGTGTGGCCCTTGCCTTAGCCATCCTAGCTCCATGTGTGGGGCTGATATTCTGTTTTTGCCGCTGTGCTGGCAAATGTGGAGGATCAGGTTCCCGTCACCCGTATGAAAAGAGGAGAGACCCATGCAGACGGTTAACATTTGGGGTTTTCCTCTCCCTGATTGCAACAGTAATTCT GTTTGGTGTTGTTTGTGCCTTTGTCACCAATGAGTATATGGAGGAGGGAACTCAAGAATTAACAACAAGTCTGAGGACTGGCCTTAGTGATACGAAACTGTATCTCTCTAATACCAAAGAG GAAGTGAACAATCTCTTGATCACCAATTTCGTGGAATTAGAAATTGTGCTCAACAAAATTCTGGAAG CAAGTGGAAAAATAGTCAAGGATAAACTAGCTGAAGTCTCGAAAGCTATTGCCCTTCAAAACTTGACATCCATAGTTTCTGGATTGGGAAAGATAAAGGAAGATCTGCACGATATCAAAACTGTAACCAAGTATTTACAAGGGAATTCATCACAGTTAAATCAAG GTCTCCAGGATGTTAGGATGAGGCTaattgaaaaattggagaaatgTACTTCTTCCTCATGTTTAGAGGTATTGAAACAGTATGATATAGAAGGCCTCTCGGTTGAGGCTGATTTTAAAAAG TTGCTAGACAGATATTTCCCAAAG CTACCAAATGTGACAGATAGTTTGAAGAATGTGTCTGATCTTATTGATAATGAAATCGAGGAAGAAGTACTGAAAGGAAAGGAAGCATTTGACAGTATCCAGCTAAAAATTCAAAGTGCAGTGAATGAGTCAATTCCTTTAATAGgaagtgccataagaaaagcag GCCAAGAAATAAGAGAGGGTGCTGTAAATATTACCAAAGTTATTGATACTGTCAATGCATATGTATCTGAATACACAGTAAGACCTCTACAACAGGGAGATGGGTTTATCAAAGAATATTCCCAGTACAG GTATTACCTAGACATGGGGATGAGTGTTCTTTTGCTCGTCATACTCCTCTGTATTGTGTTGGGCTTGTTTTATGGTTTCTGTGGAAAACGACCTGATAGTGTTTATGGAGGGGATGATTGTTGCAATAAGGGAGTTGGAGCCAGGTTTCTGATGGC TGGTGTGTATGTGATCTTCATCTTCTCAACAATTTTAACTGTTGTGATGGTAGTGCATTTCCTGATTGGGGTGGTTTTCGAGAAAGCTGTGTGTGAGCCTCTGCACCAGCCTACAAAGTCAAGAATAATGGCACTGGTGGATGAAGCTGTGCCTCTTGGGCAGATCTATCCACCTCCACATGCCaatgttgatgtaaatgttaGCACTGTGATAAG agCTTGCCATCAAAACCAAAGCATTTACTCGGTTCTAGCTTTGGAATCGGTAATGAATGTATCAGAGGTCGTAGATTACAAATTTAGATTTGGATTGATGGAGAAGATAGAGGAACTTCAATCACAAATTCGATTGGATAGTAAGGTGATAATTCTTACACCTGAAGCACGCCGTCAGTTAGACAACTTAGCTGCTTCTCCTCTTTCAGATATAGACTTTCCTACATATTCTGAAATC cttgaggaaaaaataacatccatTGATTTAATGAAGCTGTCAGAAATTTTAGTTAGGACTGCTGACGAGCTACCTGATAGCCAACAAACG ATTGGCCATGCCCTACGAAATGAGGCTATTTTCTTAGAATCTACTCAGCAGACACTAGTGGGAAATATGCTTAATATGGTGAGGCAGCTGAGAGAAAATGCCACTGCTCTACGAGATGATCTTCGATTCAACAGAACTAGCTTAAGGGAAGCTGTTAGGGAGCTGATGCAGGAGGTAGAAGAGGCACAACAAATATTAGCATCTAGGGGACCTGAAGAAGTAGCTCAG CTTGCTCAAACTTTTGTAAGTGAGTTTACTCGTCATATAGATGAGTATTTGGCTCATGTTGTCACGCAAACCAAAACGCAAGTGGGGAAGTGCTGGCCTATGAGTCAAGTCTACAATGCCACCGTTGTTTCTGTCTGTGATAAAATATTGAATCCTTTT AATGGCTTCTGGGCAAGTATAGGCTGGTGTATCATCCTGTTCATCCCAACAATTGTCTTATCAGTTCTTCTCTCTGGGTTGTACCGGAAGTCTGACCCTTATCAAGGTCCATTGGTGGAAAC CGAATACTTGTATGATGCCTATGCTGATCGGGATAACATTCCTCTGGCCAA TGTCCCTGAGAAGAAAAACCACCACCGTAGCTACCACGAGACATATGAAAACCAGACTGGGTATGTCCCTGATTACAGTGGTCGATACGGTAGAGCAGGGCAAGGCGAGGGGGAGCAGGGCCATGAGATCCCCCTGACCAGTAGTTGTGGTGGTGATTCTAGATACCGAGATGTGGCCCCAAA ACATTGGGAATACCCAAATGGAAGTGGCCCTCCTAGGTACCATAGTCCACCAACTGAATATGAGAGACCTCCACCATATTACTACCCAGGACCAGG TGTTGCCATGGAAACTCTGCGTTGTGCTTTTTCAAACCGAAGACAGCCAGCACACAGA AGGCACGAAGTGATGCGCCACGGAATGAGCACTCGAGGCAGTATGGAAAACGGTGGCCGTGCATCCGGAGTACAGGGCAACCACGGCCTGGGACCATCCAACCCTATGGTTTTCACTTATCACAAATTGGACTCCCTGGAGACTAAGTTGTATCGTGGAGTGGGAGTCGCAGGTGGGGTGGGCAGCATGGGGGCCATGGCAGTGGTGCCCGTCTCATCATGGAGAAGACAAAGGGGGCGTGTGAAGAAGCCATGA
- the LOC124169707 gene encoding uncharacterized protein LOC124169707: MPNFMEKFVLGVDNWESYEERLDEYFIVLDLGEEEVHAAKKKALLLSSIGKEAYEVVRNLCEPKKPSQCSLDEIKGKLRSHFNPQKSAIAERHKFHQRTQGKEESVPEFAAGLRSASRHCKYGGFLDEALRDQFVLGLRDSAIAQALYLEDESLTFARAVEIAASREKALVYAETSKNAAEGRNLEVGGGAAEVHYVKGEMEEDDDAEAVHRVGTGVPGGSSRRWQKQERRPPSVDRCNCCGYVGHRAASCKYRSYKCDICKKTGHLKAMCRESRRAY, from the exons ATGCCGAATTTTATGGAGAAGTTTGTGTTGGGGGTGGACAATTGGGAGTCCTATGAGGAGAGATTGGACGAGTACTTTATTGTGTTGGACTTGGGAGAGGAAGAGGTGCACGCAGCTAAGAAGAAAGCGTTGCTGTTATCGTCGATAGGGAAGGAGGCGTACGAAGTCGTACGTAATTTGTGCGAGCCCAAGAAGCCGTCGCAGTGCTCGCTTGATGAAATCAAGGGTAAGCTGAGGAGTCATTTCAACCCTCAGAAATCGGCAATTGCTGAGAGGCACAAGTTCCATCAGAGGACACAAGGGAAGGAGGAGAGCGTCCCCGAGTTTGCGGCTGGCCTTCGCAGCGCGTCGCGTCATTGCAAGTACGGCGGATTCCTGGATGAGGCCCTGCGAGACCAGTTTGTCCTGGGACTCAGGGATTCGGCTATCGCCCAGGCATTGTATTTGGAGGACGAAAGTTTAACTTTCGCCCGAGCAGTGGAGATAGCCGCATCCCGGGAAAAGGCACTGGTGTACGCGGAGACGAGTAAAAACGCAGCAGAGGGAAGAAATTTGGAAGTTGGGGGAGGCGCAGCAGAAGTGCATTATGTGAAAGGTGAGATGGAGGAAGACGACGACGCCGAGGCGGTGCATCGAGTAGGCACGGGAGTGCCAGGAGGAAGCTCCCGTAGATGGCAGAAGCAGGAGAGAAGGCCACCAAGTGTAGACAGGTGCAACTGCTGTGGTTACGTGGGCCACAGGGCTGCAAGCTGCAAGTACAGGTCGTACAAATGTGACATTTGCAAAAAGACAGGGCACCTTAAGGCAATGTGCAGGGAAAGTAGAAGG GCATACTAA